One window of the Rhipicephalus microplus isolate Deutch F79 chromosome 2, USDA_Rmic, whole genome shotgun sequence genome contains the following:
- the LOC119169192 gene encoding FMRFamide receptor-like isoform X1: MDYLSNCTLAGMAPAWMCTQGQIYLYPPNGNGSSDLACAECDSTELFDTSPIPDAVSIESSYDALLESSRFWIQRVLVPIITLIGIIGNSVTIVIMTRRRMRSSTNNYLAALAIVDMLYLLGGFALSLKHYEFIQEKGLFVYFRCFPFLILLTDTCSNTSVWITATFTVERYIAVCHPIKGKVLCTESRARKAVIGVVVFCFVLTLPTPFEYAVVEDNNPVTNMTKVSLSYSEFGRNELYKTIYYWLTVVLFTLVPFCLLAVFNAFLVRSVHISRRQRSKMTQRTDSSRDNQENKITVMLIAVVILFFVCQLPTAVTLLYTSIKTPKEGSEQEKLVFILGNIFNFLMSLNAAGNFILYCLLSQKYRRTFLQIFCPCAEGQFVRLQSVYQYTGTGLNQSDDHTPATSRRLSSVRSARSNSSGPFDANGKKSAPARACLLNVPEEPTSGRRASDSSNCAVRSTAFTESFWSRLRRSPDRACANQPDKLKDCVVVITSQGVTENRCVAPKI, from the coding sequence ATGGACTATCTCAGTAACTGCACCTTAGCAGGCATGGCACCTGCATGGATGTGCACTCAAGGTCAGATCTACCTCTACCCGCCGAATGGAAACGGGAGTTCGGACCTGGCGTGCGCTGAATGTGATTCCACTGAACTGTTCGACACGTCACCTATACCAGATGCCGTTTCCATTGAGTCTTCATACGATGCGCTTCTGGAAAGCAGCCGCTTTTGGATACAGCGCGTACTTGTGCCCATAATAACACTCATCGGCATCATTGGAAACTCGGTTACGATCGTCATCATGACCAGAAGGCGGATGCGCTCGTCCACCAACAACTATTTAGCTGCACTTGCCATCGTCGATATGCTGTACCTTCTGGGGGGCTTCGCGCTGTCGCTCAAGCACTACGAGTTTATCCAGGAAAAAGGGTTATTCGTTTATTTTCGCTGTTTTCCCTTTCTCATTCTTTTAACGGACACGTGCAGCAACACGTCTGTCTGGATCACAGCAACCTTCACGGTCGAGCGGTACATCGCCGTATGCCATCCTATCAAGGGCAAGGTGTTGTGCACGGAGTCACGGGCTAGAAAGGCTGTCATAGGGGTCGTTGTCTTCTGCTTCGTACTCACGCTACCGACGCCTTTCGAATACGCTGTGGTTGAGGATAACAACCCGGTCACCAATATGACCAAGGTCAGTCTCAGCTACTCAGAGTTCGGGCGCAATGAACTGTACAAGACGATATACTACTGGTTGACGGTGGTGCTTTTCACTCTGGTGCCATTCTGTCTACTGGCCGTGTTCAATGCTTTTCTAGTGCGCTCCGTGCACATTTCACGCAGGCAGCGTTCTAAAATGACTCAGAGAACTGACTCCAGCCGCGACAACCAGGAGAACAAGATCACCGTCATGCTCATTGCGGTTGTCATACTGTTCTTCGTCTGCCAGCTCCCCACCGCTGTCACACTGCTCTACACTTCGATAAAGACTCCGAAAGAAGGTAGTGAGCAAGAGAAGCTCGTCTTCATTTTGGGAAACATCTTCAACTTTCTGATGTCGCTCAATGCAGCTGGCAATTTCATACTTTACTGCCTACTTAGTCAGAAGTACCGGCGTACTTTCCTGCAAATTTTCTGTCCTTGTGCGGAGGGTCAGTTCGTGCGCCTGCAGTCTGTTTACCAGTACACTGGAACTGGTCTCAACCAATCAGACGACCATACGCCTGCCACCAGCCGCCGCTTGAGCTCTGTGCGCTCGGCCCGTTCCAATTCGTCGGGGCCCTTTGATGCCAATGGTAAGAAGAGCGCACCAGCGCGGGCGTGCTTGCTGAACGTTCCTGAGGAGCCCACCAGTGGGCGCAGAGCGAGTGACTCATCGAACTGCGCAGTCAGATCGACCGCATTCACTGAGTCTTTTTGGTCTAGACTTCGGCGATCACCGGACAGAGCCTGCGCGAACCAGCCTGACAAGCTCAAGGACTGCGTAGTTGTCATTACTTCTCAGGGGGTGACAGAGAACAGATGTGTGGCACCTAAAATATAG